Below is a genomic region from Desulfonispora thiosulfatigenes DSM 11270.
GCTTACAATGTAAAAAACCTATGTGTATGCAAGGTTGTCCTGTTGAGGTAGATATTCCTGATTTTATTGGTGCTATTGCTGAAGAAAATTTCGAGCAAGCAGCAAAAATCATTAAAAATAAAAATAATCTTCCAGCTGTCTGTGGTCGTGTTTGTCCGCAAGAGAGTCAGTGCGAACAAAAATGTATTTTAGGTATCAAAGGTGAACCAGTTGCTATTGGACGTTTAGAAAGATTTATTGCCGACTGGGAAGCAGCTGAGGAAGGAAAAGAAACTATTCAAACTTCATGTAATAATAAAAAAGTAGCTGTTATTGGGGCTGGTCCTTCAGGTTTAACTTGTGCAGGAGACCTAGCAAAATTAGGCTATGATGTAACAGTTTTTGAAGCTTTACACACACCTGGTGGTGTTTTAATGTATGGTATCCCAGAGTTTCGTTTACCTAAAACAGTTGTAAAAAGAGAAATTGATTATATCAGAGATTTAGGCGTAAAAATTGAAACGAATAGTGTAATGGGGAAAATTGGTACTGTTGATGAGTTAATGAATGAAGAAGGATTTTCTGCAGTTTATATTGCTACAGGTGCAGGATTACCACACTTCATGAATATTCCAGGAGAAAATTTAAATGGCGTATATTCAGCTAATGAATTTTTAACTCGTACAAATTTAATGGCTGCTTATAATTTTCCAAACTTTGATACACCAATAAAGGTTGGTGAAAAGGTTGCCGTAATAGGAGCGGGTAATGTAGCTATGGACTCTGCTCG
It encodes:
- the gltA gene encoding NADPH-dependent glutamate synthase; the encoded protein is MSIKAPRNPMPSQDAIERKTNFKEVALGYDKETAINEAKRCLQCKKPMCMQGCPVEVDIPDFIGAIAEENFEQAAKIIKNKNNLPAVCGRVCPQESQCEQKCILGIKGEPVAIGRLERFIADWEAAEEGKETIQTSCNNKKVAVIGAGPSGLTCAGDLAKLGYDVTVFEALHTPGGVLMYGIPEFRLPKTVVKREIDYIRDLGVKIETNSVMGKIGTVDELMNEEGFSAVYIATGAGLPHFMNIPGENLNGVYSANEFLTRTNLMAAYNFPNFDTPIKVGEKVAVIGAGNVAMDSARTALRLGAKESIIVYRRSKNEIPARLEELEHAEEEGVQLFLLTSPISINGDENGQVKSMTCLKYELGEPDSSGRCRPIAIEGSEFEMEIDTVIMAIGQGPNPLVANSTPGLDLTKRGNIIADEETGLTSKDGVFAGGDIVTGAATVILAMGAGKKAARAIHDYLENK